A part of Lutra lutra chromosome 2, mLutLut1.2, whole genome shotgun sequence genomic DNA contains:
- the COMMD8 gene encoding COMM domain-containing protein 8, with protein sequence MEPEEGTPLWQLQKLPAELGPQLLHKIIDGICGRAYPLHQDYHSFWDSTEWKNVLEDITKFFKAVVGKNLSDEEIFQQLNQLNSFHQQAVMKCLKSRKDEIKQALLEEIVDISSAQLQDFDWQLKLALSSDKIATLQMPLLNLHLDIKENGEVKPYSVEMSKEELQNLINSLEAANKVVLQLK encoded by the exons ATGGAGCCGGAAGAGGGGACGCCCTTGTGGCAGCTGCAGAAGCTTCCAGCCGAGCTGGGCCCGCAG cTTCTTCACAAAATAATTGATGGCATTTGTGGCCGAGCTTATCCTCTCCATCAGGATTATCACAGTTTTTGGGATTCGACAGAAtggaagaatgttctagaagatATTACCAAATTTTTCAAAGCTGTAGTTGGTAAAAATTTATCTGATGAAGAG atatTTCAGCAGTTGAATCAGTTGAATTCATTTCATCAACAAGCTGTCATGAAATGCTTAAAAAGTAGGAAAGATGAAATCAAGCAGGCTCTGTTAGAAGAAATAGTTGATATTTCTTCTGCACAGCTACAGGATTTTGATTGGCAGTTAAAG cTTGCACTGTCTAGTGACAAGATTGCTACTTTACAAATGCCGCTTTTAAACCTTCATCTGGACATAAAAGAAAATGGTGAAGTCAAACCATATTCTGTTGAAATGAGTAAAGAAGAGCTGCAGAATCTAATAAATTCCTTGGAAGCAGCTAATAag GTGGTCCTGCAGTTGAAATAA